A genome region from Ottowia testudinis includes the following:
- a CDS encoding helix-turn-helix transcriptional regulator — protein MEPIRSTHFHHPRLDPLGVEVLTLDELRHRVAPGRWRAPGRVDFHLLLLVTGGRGAHTVDFVHHPLAHGDLLNVRPGQVQQWHPGTALHGLLLLATPLALLPDRLGGALPDAQRLAMEAWPCVHRPAPAEAQALRHSLQQMAADIQTFDGDARTAALVRHSLLALWLRVARGLPASPGEGAAPHSLHAVHRLFARELERHFADRLGVADYARRLGYSESTLARACHAAAGQSPKQLIDARTVLEARRLLAHSPASVGAIGHRLGFSEATNFNKFFTRLAGCTPLAFRRQQKIQSPVAAQSSH, from the coding sequence ATGGAACCGATCCGCTCCACCCACTTCCACCACCCGCGCCTCGATCCGCTGGGTGTGGAGGTATTGACGCTGGACGAGTTGCGCCACCGCGTGGCCCCCGGCCGCTGGCGCGCGCCGGGGCGGGTGGACTTTCACCTGCTGCTGCTCGTCACCGGTGGGCGCGGGGCGCACACGGTCGATTTCGTGCACCACCCGCTGGCGCACGGCGACCTGCTGAACGTGCGGCCGGGCCAGGTGCAGCAGTGGCACCCCGGCACCGCCCTGCACGGCCTGCTGCTGCTGGCCACGCCGCTGGCGCTGCTGCCCGACCGGCTGGGCGGCGCGCTGCCCGATGCGCAACGGCTGGCCATGGAGGCGTGGCCGTGCGTCCACCGCCCCGCGCCGGCCGAGGCGCAGGCGCTGCGGCACAGCTTGCAGCAGATGGCGGCCGACATTCAGACCTTCGACGGCGACGCGCGCACCGCCGCGCTGGTGCGCCACAGCCTGCTGGCGCTGTGGCTGCGCGTGGCGCGCGGCCTGCCCGCGTCACCGGGCGAAGGCGCCGCACCGCACAGCCTGCACGCGGTGCATCGGCTGTTCGCGCGCGAACTGGAGCGCCACTTTGCCGATCGCCTGGGCGTGGCCGACTATGCTCGGCGCCTGGGCTACTCTGAAAGCACGCTGGCCCGCGCCTGCCACGCCGCCGCGGGGCAATCGCCCAAGCAGTTGATCGACGCGCGCACCGTGCTGGAAGCGCGGCGCCTGCTGGCGCACAGCCCGGCCAGCGTGGGCGCCATCGGCCACCGGCTGGGCTTTTCGGAAGCCACCAACTTCAACAAATTCTTCACGCGGCTGGCGGGGTGCACGCCGTTGGCATTTCGGCGGCAACAGAAAATTCAATCGCCCGTTGCCGCACAATCTTCGCACTGA
- the gstA gene encoding glutathione transferase GstA: MKLYYSPGACSLSPHIALEESGLPYEAIAAPTKTKLLPDGSDFRKINPLGYVPYLINDQGEGLAEGPAIVQYIADQAPDKKLAPPNGTWARYKLQSWLNFIGTEIHKGFSPLFNPAMPEEAKTLAKERLVSRFKWLDGELAGKTYLMGEDFTVADGYLFVVTNWTKPMNIDLSPYPHLVAFRGRVAARPAVQAAMRHEGLI; this comes from the coding sequence ATGAAACTCTATTACTCCCCGGGCGCCTGCTCGCTGTCGCCCCACATCGCGCTGGAAGAGTCCGGTCTGCCTTACGAGGCCATCGCCGCCCCCACCAAGACCAAGCTGCTGCCCGACGGCTCGGACTTCCGCAAGATCAACCCGCTGGGCTACGTGCCCTACCTCATCAACGATCAGGGTGAGGGTCTGGCCGAAGGCCCGGCCATCGTGCAGTACATCGCCGACCAGGCGCCGGACAAGAAGCTGGCGCCGCCCAATGGCACCTGGGCGCGCTACAAATTGCAGAGCTGGCTCAACTTCATCGGCACTGAGATTCACAAGGGCTTTTCGCCGCTGTTCAACCCGGCCATGCCCGAAGAAGCCAAAACGCTGGCCAAGGAACGCCTGGTCAGCCGCTTCAAGTGGCTGGATGGCGAGCTGGCTGGCAAAACTTATCTGATGGGCGAGGATTTCACCGTGGCAGACGGCTATTTGTTCGTCGTCACCAATTGGACGAAGCCGATGAACATCGACCTATCGCCCTACCCCCACCTGGTGGCCTTCCGCGGGCGCGTGGCGGCACGCCCGGCGGTGCAGGCGGCGATGCGGCATGAGGGGCTGATCTAA
- a CDS encoding sialate O-acetylesterase, with protein sequence MKFGIGFFIVCVRSCAAQILIWLACAFFLLVGLSAHAQQCTEPKLPERDLYILIGQSNAAGLASVKDLVPPAKDYISANANYSNVQIYGVYGATSEIAGKDDADKSPAVSWSKFARWETVKPGFGFKNLLGNERYFPYLTSVLELFGPELPLAHYISKDIVGDKYILKLAISNTALAESEYLDSWTPGGHLYKELMSMIFDASLAKSKVARLKVAAIFFMHGESDSMSLPWANAYEKNLKNLIERLRADIFKAKCSGIKNIPFVMTRVQNNEKWIFRDAVRRSQEKLSRTLLRVKLINTDDLSDGMAFDGVHFNKYGQMRIAERFYFAIKEY encoded by the coding sequence GTGAAATTCGGTATCGGATTTTTCATTGTGTGCGTGAGATCTTGTGCGGCGCAAATTTTAATTTGGCTCGCATGTGCCTTCTTTTTGCTTGTCGGACTTTCAGCGCATGCGCAGCAATGTACCGAGCCAAAATTACCCGAAAGAGATCTGTATATACTAATTGGGCAATCTAATGCCGCTGGTTTGGCGTCGGTTAAGGACTTGGTGCCACCAGCTAAAGATTATATTTCGGCAAATGCGAATTATTCTAATGTCCAGATTTATGGGGTTTACGGCGCAACCAGTGAAATTGCTGGAAAAGATGATGCTGATAAATCACCTGCTGTTTCATGGAGTAAATTTGCCCGGTGGGAAACCGTCAAACCAGGGTTTGGATTTAAAAATTTGCTTGGCAATGAACGCTATTTTCCATATCTGACCTCCGTATTGGAGTTGTTTGGCCCTGAGCTCCCCTTGGCGCACTACATAAGCAAAGATATCGTGGGTGATAAATATATCTTGAAGTTGGCGATTTCAAATACCGCGCTGGCGGAGAGCGAATATTTGGACAGCTGGACTCCGGGTGGTCATTTATATAAAGAATTGATGAGTATGATATTTGATGCATCTCTCGCTAAGAGTAAGGTGGCTCGACTTAAGGTTGCTGCAATATTTTTCATGCACGGAGAATCTGATTCTATGAGTTTGCCATGGGCAAATGCATATGAGAAAAATCTAAAAAATTTAATAGAACGACTCCGTGCTGATATTTTTAAGGCGAAATGTAGTGGCATCAAAAATATCCCATTCGTAATGACACGGGTTCAGAATAATGAAAAATGGATTTTCAGGGATGCTGTCAGAAGATCTCAGGAGAAGTTGAGTAGAACTTTGCTTCGGGTGAAGTTGATTAATACAGACGATTTATCTGATGGGATGGCGTTCGATGGAGTTCATTTTAATAAATATGGGCAAATGAGAATTGCGGAGAGATTTTATTTTGCCATTAAAGAGTACTAG
- a CDS encoding carbamoyltransferase family protein, translated as MNILGISAYYHDSAAALLCSGVVVSAAQEERFTRKKHDERFPGNAIEFCLSANKIGAQQLDSIVFYDKPILKFERLLDTYLSYAPRGFGSFVRAMPVWLKEKLYLKKTLKRELSAIMKCCEEELPPILFSEHHESHAASAFYPSPFEAAAVLCLDGVGEWATTSAWFGEGGELKSLWQIDFPHSLGLLYSAFTYYLGFKVNSGEYKLMGLAPYGRPSYVDMIFDNLIDVKPDGSFRLNLKYFDYCTGLRMTNQRFSDLFGEAPRMPEMVPTQREMDLAASIQVVTEEIVLKLARSLRRETGAESLCMAGGVALNCVANGRLLREKIFSDIWIQPAAGDAGGALGAAYAAYHRYRGQPRQRLQRTDQMRGALLGPQYDESTVLESLDAMQASYEILSDEELYPRVAALLASEKVVGWFQNRMEFGPRALGARSILADPRSTTMQSQLNLKIKFRESFRPFAPAVMQERVGEYFDLNLASPYMLLVAQVKEQLQMQPEKLASGLAQLNQVRSVIPAVTHVDYSARVQTVSEEQNPQFYRLLNEFNQQTGCPVLVNTSFNVRGEPIVCTPEDAFKCFMGTDMDYLVIGNVMLSKEHQRVDAVDRKKGALALD; from the coding sequence ATGAATATTCTTGGTATATCTGCTTATTATCATGACAGCGCGGCTGCATTGCTTTGTTCGGGGGTTGTTGTATCCGCAGCGCAGGAGGAAAGATTTACTCGGAAAAAGCACGATGAGCGATTTCCAGGGAATGCAATTGAATTCTGTCTTTCGGCTAATAAGATCGGCGCGCAACAGCTCGATTCGATTGTTTTTTATGACAAGCCAATTCTCAAATTCGAACGATTGCTAGATACTTATCTTAGCTATGCGCCCCGCGGGTTTGGTTCATTTGTCAGGGCCATGCCAGTCTGGCTTAAGGAGAAGTTGTATCTCAAGAAAACTCTGAAAAGAGAGTTGTCGGCGATTATGAAATGCTGCGAGGAAGAATTGCCTCCGATTCTTTTTTCGGAACATCACGAATCGCATGCTGCTTCGGCATTTTATCCCAGTCCTTTTGAGGCGGCAGCTGTTTTGTGCCTTGATGGTGTGGGGGAGTGGGCTACTACGTCTGCCTGGTTTGGGGAAGGCGGTGAATTGAAATCGCTTTGGCAGATCGATTTTCCCCATTCATTGGGCTTGCTCTATTCGGCATTTACTTACTATCTTGGATTCAAAGTTAATTCTGGAGAATACAAGCTGATGGGATTGGCGCCTTATGGTAGGCCTAGCTATGTCGATATGATTTTCGATAACTTAATTGACGTTAAGCCCGATGGTTCCTTTCGTCTGAACTTAAAATATTTTGACTACTGCACCGGCTTGCGTATGACCAATCAGAGGTTTTCGGACCTATTTGGGGAGGCACCTCGGATGCCCGAGATGGTGCCAACGCAGCGCGAAATGGATCTGGCGGCGTCGATCCAAGTGGTGACGGAAGAAATTGTGCTAAAGCTGGCACGCAGCCTGAGGCGGGAAACGGGGGCTGAAAGTCTCTGCATGGCTGGCGGCGTGGCACTCAACTGTGTGGCCAATGGCCGGCTGCTGCGCGAGAAAATATTTTCTGACATCTGGATTCAGCCCGCTGCTGGTGATGCCGGTGGGGCATTGGGTGCGGCGTATGCGGCCTATCACAGATATCGTGGACAGCCACGCCAGCGCCTGCAACGGACAGACCAGATGCGCGGCGCTTTGTTAGGGCCTCAATACGATGAGTCGACGGTGCTGGAGAGCCTGGATGCAATGCAGGCCTCCTATGAAATATTAAGCGATGAAGAGCTATATCCTCGGGTTGCTGCGTTGCTTGCATCTGAAAAAGTTGTGGGATGGTTCCAGAATAGGATGGAATTTGGTCCGCGAGCTTTGGGTGCCCGCTCCATTTTGGCGGATCCACGTTCCACGACGATGCAATCTCAGCTGAACCTGAAGATAAAATTCAGGGAATCGTTCCGGCCTTTTGCGCCGGCGGTCATGCAAGAGCGAGTCGGAGAGTATTTCGATCTCAACCTCGCCAGTCCATACATGTTATTGGTTGCTCAGGTTAAAGAACAGCTTCAGATGCAGCCCGAGAAGCTGGCTTCGGGTTTGGCGCAACTGAATCAAGTCCGATCAGTGATTCCCGCCGTTACGCATGTGGATTATTCGGCGAGGGTTCAAACGGTGAGCGAAGAGCAAAATCCGCAGTTCTACCGGCTCCTGAATGAATTTAACCAACAAACAGGGTGCCCAGTGCTGGTTAACACATCATTCAATGTGCGCGGGGAGCCCATAGTCTGTACGCCAGAGGATGCTTTCAAGTGCTTCATGGGTACTGACATGGACTATCTAGTGATTGGTAATGTGATGCTTTCTAAAGAGCATCAAAGGGTTGATGCGGTCGATCGAAAAAAAGGCGCCCTGGCGCTGGACTGA
- a CDS encoding DUF1328 domain-containing protein: protein MLKWAIIFAVIALVAGVLGFGGVAAGAAGIAKVLFVLFLIVAAVMLLLAVLGGKAIASK, encoded by the coding sequence ATGTTGAAGTGGGCCATCATTTTTGCCGTGATCGCGCTGGTCGCGGGTGTTCTGGGCTTTGGCGGCGTGGCCGCCGGGGCCGCCGGCATCGCCAAGGTGCTGTTCGTGCTGTTCCTGATCGTGGCGGCCGTGATGCTGCTGCTGGCGGTGCTGGGCGGCAAGGCCATCGCCAGCAAATAA
- a CDS encoding YbfB/YjiJ family MFS transporter encodes MKRLLLLALALSLGAAVSLGITRFAYGLLLPVMRADLGWSYTLAGGMNTANAAGYLLGALMTPELMRRFGASRVLLAGALLASGFMAASGFFIDAAPLLLQRLLAGVASAFVFVAGGLMAARLGALAPAHAGLLLGLYYGGTGWGIVVSALGVPALLRAAQQVPHGWAWAWWGLALACVVATAGMAWPARVLQERERKAELSPGLAAQNTPKPLPWRAMAPALAGYTLFGVGYIGYMTFVIALLREQGVGAGAITTFYALLGLAVVASARIWAGLLNRAQGGGALALLNALLGVATILPALTGAWPVVLASGLLFGGVFLSVVASTTAFVRHNLPGEQWAAGISAFTIVFALGQIVGPTVVGWIADGPGGLARGLVYSAAALWLGALLAWRQRPLEDTDKAVNACSGFAMDD; translated from the coding sequence ATGAAACGGCTGCTTTTGCTCGCGCTGGCGCTTTCACTTGGCGCCGCCGTGTCACTGGGCATCACACGCTTTGCTTACGGCCTGTTGCTGCCGGTGATGCGCGCCGATTTGGGCTGGAGCTACACGCTGGCTGGCGGCATGAACACCGCCAACGCGGCCGGCTATCTGCTTGGCGCGCTGATGACGCCGGAGCTGATGCGGCGCTTTGGCGCTTCGCGCGTGCTGCTGGCCGGGGCGCTGCTGGCCAGCGGGTTTATGGCGGCGTCGGGCTTTTTCATCGATGCGGCGCCGTTGCTGCTGCAACGCCTGCTGGCGGGAGTGGCTAGCGCCTTCGTGTTCGTGGCGGGCGGGTTGATGGCGGCGCGGCTGGGTGCCTTGGCGCCGGCGCACGCCGGGCTGCTGTTGGGGCTGTATTACGGTGGCACCGGCTGGGGCATCGTGGTCTCGGCCCTGGGCGTGCCCGCGCTGCTTCGGGCCGCGCAGCAGGTGCCGCACGGTTGGGCCTGGGCCTGGTGGGGGCTGGCGCTGGCCTGCGTGGTGGCGACGGCGGGCATGGCGTGGCCGGCGAGGGTGCTGCAAGAACGAGAGCGTAAAGCCGAGTTGTCACCAGGACTCGCGGCACAAAACACGCCCAAACCCTTGCCTTGGCGCGCCATGGCGCCGGCGCTGGCGGGTTACACGCTGTTCGGCGTCGGCTACATCGGCTACATGACCTTCGTCATCGCCCTGCTGCGCGAGCAGGGCGTGGGCGCGGGGGCCATCACCACCTTTTATGCGCTGCTGGGGCTGGCCGTGGTGGCGTCGGCGCGCATCTGGGCCGGCTTGCTGAACCGTGCGCAGGGCGGCGGCGCGCTGGCGCTGCTGAACGCGCTGCTGGGCGTGGCGACGATCCTGCCGGCGCTGACCGGGGCATGGCCGGTGGTGCTGGCGTCGGGCCTGCTGTTTGGCGGTGTGTTCCTGTCGGTGGTGGCCTCGACCACGGCCTTCGTGCGCCACAACCTGCCCGGCGAGCAATGGGCGGCGGGCATCAGCGCCTTCACCATCGTGTTTGCGCTGGGGCAGATCGTGGGGCCGACGGTGGTCGGCTGGATCGCCGATGGCCCGGGCGGGCTGGCGCGCGGGCTGGTGTATTCGGCCGCCGCGCTGTGGCTGGGGGCGTTGCTGGCGTGGCGGCAGCGGCCTCTTGAGGATACCGATAAAGCTGTCAACGCCTGTTCTGGCTTTGCCATGGATGACTGA
- a CDS encoding SxtJ family membrane protein — translation MDELVLIAISKRNLRHFGLIMGVMVATLFGIVLPWLWGAQHRTWPWWIAGAFAGLALIWPAALKWPYVVWMKIGAILGKINTGLILGLAYLIVFIPFGLILRMLGKDTLKKRWREDVETYRRIMPPRGGTHMERQF, via the coding sequence ATGGATGAGCTGGTATTGATTGCGATTAGCAAGCGAAATCTGCGACACTTTGGTCTGATCATGGGAGTAATGGTCGCCACTTTGTTTGGCATCGTTCTCCCTTGGCTCTGGGGTGCCCAACACCGGACTTGGCCTTGGTGGATTGCGGGTGCGTTTGCGGGGTTGGCGTTGATCTGGCCCGCGGCACTAAAGTGGCCTTACGTTGTTTGGATGAAAATTGGTGCGATACTCGGGAAAATCAATACGGGCTTGATTTTGGGGCTTGCCTATTTGATCGTATTCATTCCGTTTGGTCTGATTTTACGTATGCTCGGCAAAGATACGCTAAAAAAGCGGTGGCGTGAGGACGTGGAGACCTATCGCCGAATCATGCCGCCTCGAGGTGGCACACACATGGAGCGTCAATTCTGA
- the tnpA gene encoding IS200/IS605 family transposase, giving the protein MDYRYGSHTVYQIEYHFVWVTKYRYKVLQGDVALRVRELVRQTCEAFEIRIVKGVVSSDHVHILVSAPPELAPSEIMRRLKGRTASKLFEEYSHLKKRFWGRHLWARGYFCATVGQMTEEMIKQYLEHHFEPSRDDNFRAEAPPRDAS; this is encoded by the coding sequence ATGGACTACAGATACGGCAGCCACACGGTCTACCAGATTGAATACCACTTTGTGTGGGTCACCAAGTACCGCTACAAGGTATTGCAAGGCGATGTGGCTCTGAGGGTGCGAGAGTTGGTCAGGCAGACCTGCGAGGCGTTCGAAATCAGGATCGTGAAGGGGGTGGTCAGTAGCGACCACGTTCACATATTGGTGAGTGCGCCGCCGGAGCTGGCGCCCAGCGAGATCATGAGACGGCTCAAGGGCCGCACGGCCAGCAAGCTGTTCGAAGAGTACTCGCATCTGAAGAAGAGGTTCTGGGGTCGGCATCTGTGGGCGCGAGGGTATTTTTGTGCGACGGTAGGTCAGATGACGGAAGAGATGATCAAGCAGTATTTGGAGCACCACTTTGAGCCGAGTCGAGACGACAACTTCCGAGCGGAGGCGCCGCCAAGAGACGCGTCGTGA
- a CDS encoding nuclear transport factor 2 family protein: MTLPHPLRRALLAGALASLAACAVQRPFNPLQESPAMTDRKTQVRALLKSIETGDAAPVAVIDPHRYTQHNLAIADGLAGFGAALAALPPGSARVNTVRVFQDGDYVFAHTDYDFFGPKIGFDIFRFDAASGRIVEHWDNLQPKPAQPNPSGRRMTDGPSQAADLAHTAANKALVRAFVDDILVNGRMERLASYFDGDRYLQHNPQIADGLSGLGAALKAMAAAGVTMRYDRIHAVLGEGNFVLVVSEGQFGGQPTSFYDLFRVEHGQIAEHWDVIEPIAPRAEWKHGNGKFDF; the protein is encoded by the coding sequence ATGACCCTGCCTCACCCCCTGCGCCGCGCCCTGCTGGCCGGCGCGCTGGCCTCGCTCGCCGCCTGCGCAGTGCAGCGCCCTTTCAATCCGCTTCAGGAAAGCCCCGCCATGACCGACCGCAAGACCCAGGTTCGCGCCCTGTTGAAATCCATCGAAACCGGCGACGCCGCCCCGGTGGCCGTGATCGATCCCCACCGCTACACCCAGCACAACCTGGCCATTGCCGATGGCCTGGCCGGTTTTGGCGCCGCGCTGGCAGCGCTGCCGCCGGGGTCGGCGCGCGTCAACACGGTGCGCGTGTTTCAGGATGGCGACTACGTGTTCGCCCATACCGACTACGACTTCTTCGGGCCCAAGATCGGCTTCGACATCTTCCGCTTCGATGCCGCCAGCGGCCGCATCGTGGAGCACTGGGACAACCTGCAGCCCAAGCCGGCGCAGCCCAACCCGAGCGGGCGCCGCATGACGGATGGCCCCAGCCAGGCGGCCGATCTGGCCCACACCGCCGCCAACAAGGCGCTGGTGCGCGCCTTTGTCGACGACATCCTGGTCAACGGCCGCATGGAGCGGCTGGCCAGCTATTTCGACGGCGACCGCTACCTGCAGCACAACCCGCAGATTGCCGACGGCCTGAGCGGCCTGGGCGCGGCGCTGAAAGCCATGGCCGCTGCCGGCGTGACGATGCGCTACGACCGCATCCACGCCGTGCTGGGCGAGGGCAACTTCGTGCTGGTGGTCAGCGAAGGCCAATTCGGCGGTCAGCCGACCAGTTTCTACGACCTGTTCCGCGTTGAGCACGGCCAGATCGCCGAGCACTGGGACGTGATCGAGCCGATCGCGCCGCGCGCCGAGTGGAAGCACGGCAACGGCAAGTTTGATTTTTGA
- a CDS encoding TRAP transporter substrate-binding protein, with translation MAISCHLSSCNRRAAMVLATGMLSGLGMAPVAWAQTNWTLAPGYAANVFMTQNLAQFAADLTKASQGKLSVKVGELGKPFAMTDIRTAVGEGKVEGGNVLGSALSKEFPTSGADSIPFMTSSYADAKRLWKHQRVLLEKEMAEKGLKLLYAVPWPAQGLYSTKPVNGIEDMRGIKMRTYNPTTVRVAELMGAQAVELANGPPLVKALAEGTIDSMITSSATGVDMKVWQRFKHFYDVRAWYPKNLTFVSAKAFNALDEATRKAVVNAAQAAEASGWALSEKVSGDALAELQRNQIQVSPTPGELAPHLKRFGERFAREWISTVGIQANGIFIPYYTGQ, from the coding sequence ATGGCCATTTCTTGTCATCTTTCCTCGTGTAACCGCCGTGCTGCCATGGTGCTGGCGACGGGCATGCTGTCTGGCCTGGGCATGGCGCCTGTGGCCTGGGCCCAGACCAATTGGACCTTGGCGCCAGGCTATGCCGCCAACGTGTTCATGACGCAAAACCTGGCGCAGTTCGCCGCTGATCTCACCAAGGCCAGCCAAGGCAAGCTGAGCGTGAAAGTGGGTGAGTTGGGCAAGCCGTTTGCGATGACCGATATCCGCACTGCGGTGGGCGAAGGGAAGGTGGAAGGCGGCAATGTGCTGGGCAGTGCACTGTCCAAGGAATTCCCCACCTCGGGCGCAGACAGCATCCCGTTCATGACCTCTTCTTACGCCGATGCCAAACGGCTGTGGAAGCATCAGCGCGTCCTGCTGGAAAAAGAGATGGCTGAAAAAGGGTTGAAGCTTCTGTACGCCGTGCCGTGGCCGGCCCAGGGCCTTTATTCGACCAAGCCGGTCAATGGTATCGAAGACATGCGCGGCATCAAGATGCGCACCTACAACCCCACCACGGTGCGCGTCGCCGAGCTGATGGGCGCGCAAGCGGTGGAACTGGCCAACGGCCCTCCGCTGGTCAAGGCGCTGGCCGAAGGCACGATTGATTCCATGATCACCTCCAGCGCCACCGGGGTGGACATGAAAGTGTGGCAGCGCTTCAAGCACTTTTACGATGTGCGTGCCTGGTATCCGAAAAACCTGACGTTTGTGAGCGCCAAGGCCTTTAATGCACTGGACGAGGCCACCAGGAAAGCCGTGGTGAATGCCGCACAGGCGGCCGAAGCCAGTGGATGGGCGTTGAGCGAAAAAGTCTCTGGCGATGCGCTGGCCGAATTGCAGCGCAACCAGATTCAGGTCAGCCCCACACCGGGTGAACTGGCACCTCACCTCAAGCGCTTTGGCGAGCGCTTTGCGCGCGAGTGGATCAGCACGGTGGGCATTCAGGCCAACGGCATTTTCATCCCGTATTACACGGGCCAATAG
- a CDS encoding DUF5989 family protein encodes MFELIKELILFFRAHKRYALIPVLVILLLLGALIVLGQGTVIAPFIYTLF; translated from the coding sequence ATGTTTGAACTGATTAAAGAGCTGATACTGTTTTTCCGTGCTCACAAGCGCTATGCATTGATTCCTGTGCTGGTTATCTTGCTGTTGCTGGGCGCCTTGATCGTGTTGGGTCAGGGTACGGTGATTGCACCCTTTATTTACACGTTGTTTTGA
- a CDS encoding YkgJ family cysteine cluster protein, translated as MPITACRPRCAACCIAPSISSPIPGMPQGKPAGARCVQLDNAARCRLFGRPERPAVCRQLQPSAEMCGPGDDRGAHAMRYLARLETLTAPR; from the coding sequence ATGCCCATCACCGCCTGCCGCCCGCGCTGCGCCGCCTGCTGCATCGCGCCGTCGATCAGCTCGCCGATCCCCGGCATGCCGCAGGGCAAACCGGCCGGCGCGCGCTGCGTGCAGCTCGACAACGCCGCGCGCTGCCGCCTTTTCGGCCGCCCCGAACGCCCCGCCGTTTGCCGCCAGCTGCAGCCCTCGGCCGAGATGTGCGGACCGGGTGACGACCGAGGCGCGCACGCCATGCGGTACTTGGCGCGGCTCGAAACGCTCACCGCACCCCGCTGA
- a CDS encoding alkene reductase, protein MPQKLFSATRVGAIEVANRIVMAPLTRNRAPGAIPTPLMAEYYAQRADPLRGAGLIVSEATAISPQGQGYADVPGLYGTEQLDGWKQVTKAVHAAGGKMVCQLWHVGRVSHHLLQPDHGDPVAPSAIRADAKTYVIDASGHGHFTPTSPPRALHRHEIPGIVHDFAAAARNAVKSAGFDGVEIHGANGYLLDQFLKTGANQRTDDYGGSIENRARLMLEVTRAVVDAVGHDRVGIRLSPVTPANDIVDADPQPLFDFLLRQLAPLGLAYVHVIEGATGGPREVEGRPFNYARAKKAYRDAGGRGAWMVNNGYDPALAEDAIASGRADLVAFGKAFISMPDLTARIRRGGPFQGLDKATMYGGGAKGYTDYPALAV, encoded by the coding sequence ATGCCCCAGAAACTGTTTTCCGCCACCCGCGTCGGCGCCATCGAGGTGGCCAACCGCATCGTCATGGCCCCGCTCACGCGCAACCGCGCGCCCGGCGCCATCCCCACGCCGCTGATGGCCGAGTACTACGCCCAGCGCGCCGACCCGCTGCGCGGCGCCGGCCTCATCGTGAGCGAGGCCACCGCCATCAGCCCGCAGGGCCAGGGTTATGCCGACGTGCCGGGCCTGTACGGCACCGAACAGCTCGACGGCTGGAAGCAGGTGACCAAGGCGGTGCACGCCGCCGGCGGCAAGATGGTGTGCCAGCTGTGGCACGTGGGCCGCGTGTCGCACCATTTACTGCAGCCCGACCATGGCGACCCGGTGGCGCCCTCGGCCATCCGCGCCGATGCGAAGACCTACGTCATCGATGCCAGTGGCCACGGCCACTTCACGCCCACCAGCCCGCCGCGCGCGCTGCACCGGCACGAGATTCCGGGCATCGTGCACGACTTCGCCGCCGCCGCGCGCAACGCCGTCAAGTCGGCCGGTTTTGATGGCGTCGAGATCCACGGCGCCAACGGCTACCTGCTGGACCAGTTTTTGAAAACCGGCGCCAACCAGCGCACCGACGACTACGGCGGCTCCATCGAAAACCGCGCCCGGCTGATGCTGGAGGTCACGCGCGCGGTGGTCGATGCGGTGGGCCACGACCGCGTCGGCATCCGCCTGTCGCCCGTCACGCCGGCCAACGACATCGTCGACGCCGATCCGCAGCCGCTGTTTGACTTTCTGCTGCGCCAGCTGGCGCCGCTGGGGCTGGCCTACGTGCATGTGATCGAGGGCGCCACCGGCGGCCCGCGCGAGGTCGAAGGCCGCCCCTTCAACTACGCCCGGGCAAAAAAGGCATACCGCGACGCCGGCGGCCGTGGCGCCTGGATGGTCAACAACGGCTACGACCCGGCCCTGGCCGAGGACGCGATTGCCAGCGGCCGCGCGGACCTGGTGGCGTTTGGCAAGGCCTTCATCAGCATGCCCGACCTGACCGCGCGCATCCGCCGCGGCGGCCCGTTCCAGGGGCTGGACAAAGCCACCATGTACGGCGGCGGTGCCAAGGGCTATACCGACTACCCGGCATTGGCTGTCTGA